The Halobacterium sp. CBA1132 genome has a segment encoding these proteins:
- a CDS encoding calcium/sodium antiporter produces the protein MAGTLLVDGAILVVGILLLYVGAELLVAAASALALSHGVKAATVGVTIVAFATTAPELFVSATGALTASDSIALGNIVGSNIANIGLVLGASAVVRPMEVDDKTLYQHGPFMFTAAVALVALGTDGSLGAFDGVVLLALLAGFTGYLYYKSQQEDDVALPEDVEMDDESATAGAREYVTLVGAIVLLLAGSRALITGGRGVLMAWGFGDLFIGLTIIAFGTSVPELATSLVSAIRGEAEFSIGNVVGSNIYNVLAVIGIVAVLVPITVTGSTVSYEFPVMLGFTVAALAIMALGERITRVEGAGLIAGYVGFVYFLLP, from the coding sequence ATGGCCGGCACACTCCTCGTCGACGGCGCGATACTAGTCGTCGGCATCCTGCTGCTCTACGTCGGCGCCGAGTTGCTCGTCGCCGCGGCGTCCGCGCTCGCGCTCTCCCACGGCGTGAAGGCGGCGACGGTCGGCGTCACCATCGTCGCGTTCGCCACCACCGCGCCCGAACTGTTCGTCAGCGCCACCGGCGCGCTGACCGCCTCCGACAGCATCGCGCTCGGCAACATCGTCGGGTCGAACATCGCCAACATCGGCCTCGTGCTCGGCGCGTCCGCGGTAGTGCGTCCGATGGAAGTCGACGACAAGACGCTCTACCAGCACGGCCCGTTCATGTTCACGGCCGCCGTCGCGCTCGTCGCGCTCGGCACGGACGGCAGCCTCGGGGCGTTCGACGGCGTGGTCCTGCTCGCGTTGCTGGCCGGCTTCACCGGCTACCTCTACTACAAGTCCCAGCAGGAGGACGACGTCGCGCTCCCCGAAGACGTCGAGATGGACGACGAATCCGCGACCGCCGGCGCCCGCGAGTACGTCACGCTCGTCGGCGCCATCGTGTTGCTGCTCGCCGGCTCTCGGGCGCTCATCACCGGCGGTCGCGGCGTCCTGATGGCGTGGGGTTTCGGCGACCTCTTCATCGGCCTCACCATCATCGCGTTCGGCACCTCCGTCCCCGAACTGGCGACATCGCTCGTGAGCGCGATTCGCGGCGAAGCCGAGTTCTCCATCGGGAACGTCGTCGGGTCGAACATCTACAACGTGCTCGCGGTCATCGGTATCGTCGCCGTCCTCGTCCCCATCACGGTGACCGGGTCGACGGTCAGCTACGAGTTCCCCGTGATGCTGGGGTTCACCGTCGCCGCGCTCGCCATCATGGCGCTCGGCGAGCGCATCACGCGCGTCGAAGGCGCCGGCCTGATTGCCGGCTACGTCGGCTTCGTCTACTTCCTGCTGCCGTAG
- a CDS encoding shikimate dehydrogenase, whose product MQVFGLVGNPVEHSLSPPMHEAAYSELGVDARYVTFEPAREDIETAIEGADALGVAGLNVTIPFKQAVLDVVGPDDLAARIGAVNTVDFSGDTVTGHNTDAEGVRRSFAHHGVELDGRDAVVVGAGGAGRAAAFALADAGATVSIANRTVETAELLADDVGSAASAHGLDVLPELLADADALVNATSVGMEEDESPVPAAALHGDLAVLDAVYAPLETRLLRDAADVGATTIDGAWMLLFQGVAAFELWTGRDAPIAAMNDALRAKL is encoded by the coding sequence GTGCAGGTATTCGGACTCGTCGGGAACCCGGTCGAGCACTCGCTGTCGCCGCCGATGCACGAGGCCGCGTACAGCGAACTCGGCGTGGACGCCCGGTACGTCACGTTCGAGCCGGCGCGCGAGGACATCGAGACGGCAATCGAGGGCGCCGACGCGCTCGGCGTCGCCGGCCTGAACGTCACCATCCCGTTCAAGCAGGCGGTCCTCGACGTCGTCGGCCCGGACGACCTCGCGGCGCGCATCGGCGCTGTCAACACGGTGGACTTCTCCGGGGACACCGTCACCGGCCACAACACGGACGCCGAAGGCGTGCGGCGCTCGTTCGCCCACCACGGCGTCGAACTCGACGGCCGTGACGCGGTCGTCGTGGGTGCGGGCGGCGCGGGTCGCGCGGCGGCGTTCGCGCTCGCCGACGCGGGCGCGACCGTCAGCATCGCCAACCGAACTGTCGAAACCGCGGAGCTACTGGCCGACGACGTCGGAAGCGCCGCGTCCGCCCACGGCCTCGACGTGCTCCCGGAACTGCTCGCGGACGCCGACGCCCTCGTGAACGCGACGAGCGTCGGGATGGAGGAAGACGAGTCGCCCGTGCCAGCGGCCGCGCTCCACGGGGACCTCGCAGTGTTGGACGCGGTGTACGCGCCGCTGGAGACGCGGCTGTTACGCGACGCCGCCGACGTGGGCGCCACCACGATAGACGGCGCGTGGATGCTGCTGTTCCAGGGCGTCGCGGCGTTCGAACTGTGGACGGGACGAGACGCGCCGATAGCCGCGATGAACGACGCGCTGCGTGCGAAACTCTGA
- a CDS encoding helix-hairpin-helix domain-containing protein, which produces MGLLSTLKSLLGMEEESRSAGSGVDVTVEHEPSTESERAVKESDAETGDEDDVDETVATETDAAASTESLVDEEHTDDSTRAAEPAEAAGTGDEEVPETAEDGVDEAVASETDAAASTESLVDEDHTDDPTRAAEPAEAASTGDDEDATESVDGESVTVLKGIGPAYADRLEEAGVHTVADLAAADPEEIAERIDLSAKRVGRWVDAAQNHD; this is translated from the coding sequence ATGGGACTGCTCTCGACACTCAAATCGCTGCTCGGAATGGAGGAGGAGAGCCGCTCCGCCGGGAGCGGCGTCGACGTAACCGTCGAACACGAACCGTCGACGGAATCCGAGCGAGCGGTCAAGGAATCGGACGCTGAAACCGGAGACGAGGACGACGTCGACGAAACGGTCGCGACCGAAACCGACGCGGCCGCCTCGACGGAGTCGCTGGTCGACGAGGAACACACCGACGACTCGACGCGCGCCGCCGAACCGGCCGAAGCCGCCGGTACGGGCGACGAAGAAGTGCCCGAGACGGCCGAGGACGGCGTCGACGAAGCGGTCGCGTCCGAGACCGACGCGGCTGCTTCCACGGAGTCGCTGGTCGACGAGGACCACACCGACGACCCGACGCGGGCCGCCGAACCCGCGGAAGCCGCCAGCACGGGCGACGACGAGGACGCGACCGAGTCGGTCGACGGCGAATCGGTCACCGTGCTGAAGGGCATCGGACCGGCGTACGCCGACCGCCTCGAAGAGGCGGGCGTCCACACCGTCGCGGACCTCGCGGCCGCCGACCCCGAGGAAATCGCCGAGCGTATTGACCTCTCCGCGAAGCGGGTCGGCCGCTGGGTGGACGCCGCACAGAACCACGACTGA
- the pabB gene encoding aminodeoxychorismate synthase, component I — MGESAAVVTERADVRTAAATAPTDARVVVEARVPVDDPFDAYRRARGDDPAFYYETTGGSDGWGYFGVAPDELLTVGAGESGALDVLADRVGATVLHGDCEVPHPGGLFGWLSYDVARDLEALPSSAAADRELPRLQLGVYPVVAAWREPFTAGDTLRFVANVPHEDDADAAFDAGVERVQALAARVRDGDPAVGPPPTDERAPFESACGRTAYEDRVRRIKEHIRDGDTFQANVSQRLEAPASVHPVEVYAALRDANPAPYSGLVEFPGVDLVSASPELLLAKRGRDLVTEPIAGTRPRGDTPEADADLEADLRRDEKERAEHAMLVDLERNDLGKVAEYGSVEVGEYRRVDRYSEVMHLVSEVRGRLREGCTLADAIAAVFPGGTITGAPKPRTMELLDAVEATRRGPYTGSMAAVGFDGDATLNIVIRTLVRFSDEYHLRVGAGVVHDSDPSAEYDETLDKARALVTAIDDAFDRTGDAFALREEAVEQ; from the coding sequence ATGGGTGAGTCGGCGGCAGTCGTCACCGAGCGTGCGGACGTTCGCACCGCTGCGGCGACTGCACCGACCGACGCCCGCGTCGTCGTCGAAGCCCGCGTTCCGGTCGACGACCCCTTCGACGCGTACCGGCGCGCTCGGGGCGACGACCCCGCGTTCTACTACGAGACGACGGGCGGCAGCGACGGCTGGGGGTACTTCGGCGTCGCGCCGGACGAACTGTTGACCGTCGGCGCCGGGGAATCGGGCGCGCTGGACGTGCTCGCGGACCGCGTCGGTGCGACGGTCCTGCACGGCGACTGCGAAGTCCCCCACCCCGGTGGTCTGTTCGGCTGGCTCTCCTACGATGTCGCCCGTGACCTCGAAGCGTTACCCAGTAGCGCCGCCGCCGACCGCGAACTCCCGCGACTCCAACTCGGCGTCTACCCGGTCGTCGCGGCGTGGCGAGAACCGTTCACCGCTGGTGACACGCTTCGCTTCGTCGCCAACGTCCCCCACGAGGACGACGCGGACGCCGCCTTCGACGCCGGCGTCGAGCGCGTGCAGGCGCTGGCGGCTCGCGTCCGGGACGGTGACCCGGCCGTCGGGCCGCCACCGACCGACGAGCGCGCGCCGTTCGAGAGCGCGTGCGGCCGCACCGCCTACGAGGACCGCGTCCGCCGCATCAAAGAACACATCCGAGACGGCGACACGTTCCAAGCGAACGTCAGCCAGCGCCTCGAAGCCCCCGCGAGCGTCCACCCCGTCGAGGTGTACGCGGCGCTCCGTGACGCCAACCCGGCGCCGTACTCCGGACTCGTGGAGTTCCCGGGCGTCGACCTCGTGTCCGCTAGCCCCGAACTCCTGCTGGCGAAACGGGGCCGCGACCTCGTCACCGAACCCATCGCTGGTACCCGGCCGCGCGGGGACACGCCCGAAGCGGACGCCGACCTCGAAGCCGACCTGCGGCGCGACGAAAAGGAGCGCGCTGAACACGCCATGCTTGTCGACCTCGAACGCAACGACCTCGGGAAAGTCGCCGAGTACGGCAGCGTCGAGGTCGGCGAGTACCGCCGCGTCGACCGGTACAGCGAAGTGATGCACCTCGTCAGCGAAGTCCGCGGCCGACTTCGCGAGGGGTGTACGCTCGCGGACGCTATCGCCGCCGTCTTTCCCGGTGGAACTATCACCGGTGCGCCCAAGCCACGGACGATGGAGTTGCTCGACGCGGTGGAGGCCACTCGCCGCGGCCCCTACACCGGCAGCATGGCGGCCGTCGGCTTCGACGGCGACGCCACGCTCAACATCGTCATTCGGACGCTCGTTCGGTTCTCCGACGAGTACCACTTGCGCGTCGGCGCGGGCGTCGTCCACGACTCGGACCCGAGCGCGGAGTACGACGAGACCCTCGACAAGGCTCGCGCGCTCGTGACCGCCATCGACGACGCCTTCGACCGCACCGGCGACGCGTTCGCGCTCCGCGAGGAGGCGGTCGAACAGTGA